GGGGCTGTCCACGTCGACCTCCACGACATGCGGTGCGGGGCGCGCGGCGGGCGGAGGCGGGGCCTCGGCGAGAGCCGCCGACGCCGTGGCGCGGATGTCCGCGCCGGTGGCGGCCGGGGTGCGGCAGCGCGCCGCGTGCCGGGAGATCGCCGTCTTGACGGTGACCGTCCGGCAGCCGGGCGCGTACCGGCGGGCCGCGGCGCAGGTGAGGTCGTCTCCGGTGACCAGGACGACGGGGACGCCCGCCTCGGCGGCCACCAGGGCGTTGAGACGCCCCTCGTCGGCCGCTTCCCCGTCGACACGTACGGCCAGGACGCTGTGCGAGAGATACGTGTGCGCGAGGACGCCGTCCTCGCCCGCGCCGGTGTGGTAGCCGACGAAGGCGACCGCGTCCACGTCGGCACCGAGGCCCTCCATCATGCCGAGCGGCTTGTGCCGGCCCACGATCAGGGTGGCGCGCGGGTCGAGCTCCTCGATCAGGATGTTGTCCATGCCGCAGTGGGCGTCGTTGACGACGATCTCGTCGGCTCCCGCGTCCGCGAACCCGGCGACGGCCGCGTTGACGTCACCGGTGAGCAGCCGGCGGAAGCGTTCGTGGCGCGCGGTGCCCGCGGTCACGTCGGCCGGCAGGACCGTGCCGGTGGCCCCCTCCATGTCGGCGGAGATCAGTACCAGGGTCATGCGGCGGCACCGTCCTCGTGCGCGGCACCGCTCCCCGGGCGGTCGGCGGCCAGCAGTCCGACGAGGGCGTCGGCCTGCGCGGCGCCGCTCTCCTCGACCACCTCGCGCACGGTCTGCGCCGCCCGGACCAGGGCGAAGCGGATGCGGCCCTCGGCGTCCGCGCGGTAGCCGTGGACGGCGGGCCGCGGCAGCGAGTTGTAGGAGAAGTGGTTCGAGAAGTAGTACGCGCCGGTGTCGTAGAGCGCCACGATGTCGCCGGGCGCCACGGCCGGGAGTTCGCGCGCCACGGCGGTGAGGTCCCCCGCGAAGCAGCAGGGGCCCGCGATGTCGACGGTCTCCGTCGCGCCCTGCTTGGGGCGGCCCGCGGCGTCGTACACCCCGGCG
The sequence above is drawn from the Streptomyces sp. SAT1 genome and encodes:
- a CDS encoding M55 family metallopeptidase; protein product: MTLVLISADMEGATGTVLPADVTAGTARHERFRRLLTGDVNAAVAGFADAGADEIVVNDAHCGMDNILIEELDPRATLIVGRHKPLGMMEGLGADVDAVAFVGYHTGAGEDGVLAHTYLSHSVLAVRVDGEAADEGRLNALVAAEAGVPVVLVTGDDLTCAAARRYAPGCRTVTVKTAISRHAARCRTPAATGADIRATASAALAEAPPPPAARPAPHVVEVDVDSPYLTERARALAGVTAAGPRTLRFEAADAAEALRRFRALTWVLGGGREADWT